In one window of Mytilus galloprovincialis chromosome 6, xbMytGall1.hap1.1, whole genome shotgun sequence DNA:
- the LOC143080110 gene encoding hemocyte protein-glutamine gamma-glutamyltransferase-like isoform X2, with translation MRRMYINGSTTGYRRTYCRHTRTPTNSISRTFSEVIYSRGHRYRQPNSEPGTSITSHGRRPLVPPTVQQPPVSQDLQVEDIDFNVFNNSKNHVTDEYHISETVRDLVVRRGQPFDITIAFNKKYDPKKDDLKLVFLAGDDPSPPKGTRVTLILSDKDEEKEWGAWIMKNEDKELTVRINTPPTCYVGIWQLQVETIQKADNKKVIFEYNHDQEIYILFNPWCKDDQVYQPDKQLLDEYILNDTGKIYTGNRKQINGKKWNFGQFEENILDCAMCLLDRSKLAWTVRGDPVKVARKLSAITNSQDDKGVLVGNWSGSYHGGKSPLDWVGSVAILNEYFKTKQPVRFGQCWVFSGVLTTLCRALGIPARSVTNFASAHDCDGSISIDSFWSESGEPIEELNSDSVWNFHVWNDVWMARPDLPSGYGGWQAIDATPQEASDGVYCCGPASLEAIRRGEVNMPYDTPFIFAEVNADRVNWELNEVDETHNVGVERRSVGMRISTKLPKGQSGSIEHFCYDIQREDVTRMYKYEEGSNEERSAVLQANQNSTKKGLYDEGRKSDVEFELVDKETVPFGNDFEILLKIKNTSKEERTISGCISTSSIHYTGVPANKIKSVELNAENVQATSEKVISVKVTFNEYLPQLVEQCHMKMSCMCRVLETKHTYVHQDTFRLLKPDILIKAPATGKIGQLIKANVSFTNPLPCTLTHCTLTVEGPGLQEPSVLKQSIVESKQTFMTTIEFLPRKVGVKELVVAFNSRELAMVEGSCEITVSA, from the exons ATGAGGAGAATGTATATTAATGGAAGCACAACTGGATACAGAAGAACGTATTGCAGGCATACTAGAACACCTACCAATTCAATATCTCGAACATTTTCTGAGGTTATTTATAGCCGTGGACATAGATATAGACAACCAAACAGTGAACCAGGAACATCCATCACCAGTCATGGTAGAAGACCACTGGTACCACCAACAG TTCAACAACCCCCAGTCAGCCAAGACCTTCAGGTGGAGGACATAGATTTTAACGTCTTTAACAACAGCAAAAATCACGTGACTGACGAATATCATATAAGCGAGACTGTAAGAGATTTGGTTGTGAGACGTGGACAACCATTTGACATAACCATAGCGTTTAACAAAAAGTATGATCCAAAGAAAGATGATCTTAAATTAGTTTTCCTGGCAG GAGATGATCCATCGCCGCCAAAAGGTACTCGAGTTACACTCATCCTGTCCGACAAAGACGAAGAAAAAGAATGGGGAGCATGGATAATGAAAAACGAGGACAAAGAACTTACAGTTAGGATAAACACGCCTCCTACTTGTTACGTTGGGATCTGGCAACTCCAAGTAGAAACTATACAAAAGGCTGACAATAAGAAAGTTATATTCGAGTATAACCATGATCAAGAAATTTATATCTTGTTTAATCCATGGTGCAAAG ATGATCAAGTATACCAACCTGACAAACAGTTGTTGGACGAGTATATTTTGAACGACACAGGGAAAATATATACTGGAAATAGAAAACAAATCAACGGCAAAAAATGGAACTTTGGCcag TTTGAGGAAAACATCCTTGACTGTGCCATGTGCCTACTGGATCGGAGCAAGTTAGCATGGACCGTAAGAGGAGATCCAGTTAAAGTTGCCAGAAAATTGTCAGCAATT ACCAACTCGCAAGATGATAAAGGAGTTTTAGTTGGTAATTGGTCTGGTAGCTATCATGGAGGGAAATCTCCATTAGACTGGGTTGGAAGTGTGGCTATCTTAAACGAATATTTCAAGACGAAACAACCTGTACGCTTTGGTCAATGTTGGGTATTCTCAGGAGTGCTAACAACAC TTTGTAGAGCTCTTGGAATTCCTGCCAGAAGTGTAACAAACTTTGCATCTGCTCATGATTGTGATGGATCGATTTCAATTGATAGTTTTTGGTCAGAATCAGGAGAACCAATCGAAGAGTTGAACAGCGATTCAGTATG GAATTTCCACGTGTGGAATGATGTATGGATGGCTAGACCAGATCTACCGTCTGGATACGGTGGGTGGCAGGCAATAGATGCCACACCACAAGAAGCCAGTGACG GTGTATATTGTTGTGGTCCTGCGTCTTTAGAGGCTATCAGACGGGGAGAGGTAAACATGCCATATGATACACCGTTTATTTTTGCTGAAGTTAATGCCGATCGGGTCAATTGGGAATTAAATGAAGTTGATGAAACCCATAATGTTGGTGTGGAAAGACGTAG TGTTGGAATGCGAATCAGTACCAAACTACCAAAAGGACAATCAGGCTCCATCGAGCATTTCTGTTATGACATACAAAGAGAAGACGTAACTCGAATGTACAAATACGAAGAAG GATCTAACGAagaaagatcagctgttttgcaggCAAATCAGAACTCAACAAAGAAAGGACTGTATGATGAAGGCAGAAAATCG GACGTAGAATTTGAGCTGGTTGACAAAGAGACAGTTCCTTTTGGAAATGATTTTGAAATCttattgaaaataaagaatacaagTAAAGAAGAACGCACTATCTCCGGTTGTATCAGCACGAGCAGCATACACTATACCGGTGTTCCAGCAAACAAAATCAAGTCTGTAGAGCTTAACGCAGAAAACGTTCAGGCAACATCAG AGAAAGTGATCAGCGTGAAGGTGACATTTAATGAGTACCTCCCTCAACTAGTAGAACAGTGTCATATGAAAATGTCATGCATGTGTAGAGTTTTGGAGACCAAACATACATACGTCCATCAAGACACATTTCGTTTACTCAAACCTGACATTTTAATCAAG GCACCAGCTACTGGGAAGATTGGACAACTAATCAAAGCaaatgtttcctttacaaatccATTACCATGTACTCTGACACATTGTACGTTAACGGTGGAAGGGCCAGGGCTTCAGGAACCTAGTGTACTAAAACAAAG CATTGTAGAAAGCAAACAGACGTTTATGACAACCATTGAGTTCCTTCCGCGTAAGGTTGGAGTAAAAGAGTTAGTCGTTGCATTTAATTCAAGAGAATTAGCAATGGTGGAAGGATCTTGTGAAATTACTGTCAGCGCTTAA
- the LOC143080110 gene encoding hemocyte protein-glutamine gamma-glutamyltransferase-like isoform X1: protein MYNYYVLKSECVHVSKIINKMRRMYINGSTTGYRRTYCRHTRTPTNSISRTFSEVIYSRGHRYRQPNSEPGTSITSHGRRPLVPPTVQQPPVSQDLQVEDIDFNVFNNSKNHVTDEYHISETVRDLVVRRGQPFDITIAFNKKYDPKKDDLKLVFLAGDDPSPPKGTRVTLILSDKDEEKEWGAWIMKNEDKELTVRINTPPTCYVGIWQLQVETIQKADNKKVIFEYNHDQEIYILFNPWCKDDQVYQPDKQLLDEYILNDTGKIYTGNRKQINGKKWNFGQFEENILDCAMCLLDRSKLAWTVRGDPVKVARKLSAITNSQDDKGVLVGNWSGSYHGGKSPLDWVGSVAILNEYFKTKQPVRFGQCWVFSGVLTTLCRALGIPARSVTNFASAHDCDGSISIDSFWSESGEPIEELNSDSVWNFHVWNDVWMARPDLPSGYGGWQAIDATPQEASDGVYCCGPASLEAIRRGEVNMPYDTPFIFAEVNADRVNWELNEVDETHNVGVERRSVGMRISTKLPKGQSGSIEHFCYDIQREDVTRMYKYEEGSNEERSAVLQANQNSTKKGLYDEGRKSDVEFELVDKETVPFGNDFEILLKIKNTSKEERTISGCISTSSIHYTGVPANKIKSVELNAENVQATSEKVISVKVTFNEYLPQLVEQCHMKMSCMCRVLETKHTYVHQDTFRLLKPDILIKAPATGKIGQLIKANVSFTNPLPCTLTHCTLTVEGPGLQEPSVLKQSIVESKQTFMTTIEFLPRKVGVKELVVAFNSRELAMVEGSCEITVSA from the exons AAATTATTAACAAGATGAGGAGAATGTATATTAATGGAAGCACAACTGGATACAGAAGAACGTATTGCAGGCATACTAGAACACCTACCAATTCAATATCTCGAACATTTTCTGAGGTTATTTATAGCCGTGGACATAGATATAGACAACCAAACAGTGAACCAGGAACATCCATCACCAGTCATGGTAGAAGACCACTGGTACCACCAACAG TTCAACAACCCCCAGTCAGCCAAGACCTTCAGGTGGAGGACATAGATTTTAACGTCTTTAACAACAGCAAAAATCACGTGACTGACGAATATCATATAAGCGAGACTGTAAGAGATTTGGTTGTGAGACGTGGACAACCATTTGACATAACCATAGCGTTTAACAAAAAGTATGATCCAAAGAAAGATGATCTTAAATTAGTTTTCCTGGCAG GAGATGATCCATCGCCGCCAAAAGGTACTCGAGTTACACTCATCCTGTCCGACAAAGACGAAGAAAAAGAATGGGGAGCATGGATAATGAAAAACGAGGACAAAGAACTTACAGTTAGGATAAACACGCCTCCTACTTGTTACGTTGGGATCTGGCAACTCCAAGTAGAAACTATACAAAAGGCTGACAATAAGAAAGTTATATTCGAGTATAACCATGATCAAGAAATTTATATCTTGTTTAATCCATGGTGCAAAG ATGATCAAGTATACCAACCTGACAAACAGTTGTTGGACGAGTATATTTTGAACGACACAGGGAAAATATATACTGGAAATAGAAAACAAATCAACGGCAAAAAATGGAACTTTGGCcag TTTGAGGAAAACATCCTTGACTGTGCCATGTGCCTACTGGATCGGAGCAAGTTAGCATGGACCGTAAGAGGAGATCCAGTTAAAGTTGCCAGAAAATTGTCAGCAATT ACCAACTCGCAAGATGATAAAGGAGTTTTAGTTGGTAATTGGTCTGGTAGCTATCATGGAGGGAAATCTCCATTAGACTGGGTTGGAAGTGTGGCTATCTTAAACGAATATTTCAAGACGAAACAACCTGTACGCTTTGGTCAATGTTGGGTATTCTCAGGAGTGCTAACAACAC TTTGTAGAGCTCTTGGAATTCCTGCCAGAAGTGTAACAAACTTTGCATCTGCTCATGATTGTGATGGATCGATTTCAATTGATAGTTTTTGGTCAGAATCAGGAGAACCAATCGAAGAGTTGAACAGCGATTCAGTATG GAATTTCCACGTGTGGAATGATGTATGGATGGCTAGACCAGATCTACCGTCTGGATACGGTGGGTGGCAGGCAATAGATGCCACACCACAAGAAGCCAGTGACG GTGTATATTGTTGTGGTCCTGCGTCTTTAGAGGCTATCAGACGGGGAGAGGTAAACATGCCATATGATACACCGTTTATTTTTGCTGAAGTTAATGCCGATCGGGTCAATTGGGAATTAAATGAAGTTGATGAAACCCATAATGTTGGTGTGGAAAGACGTAG TGTTGGAATGCGAATCAGTACCAAACTACCAAAAGGACAATCAGGCTCCATCGAGCATTTCTGTTATGACATACAAAGAGAAGACGTAACTCGAATGTACAAATACGAAGAAG GATCTAACGAagaaagatcagctgttttgcaggCAAATCAGAACTCAACAAAGAAAGGACTGTATGATGAAGGCAGAAAATCG GACGTAGAATTTGAGCTGGTTGACAAAGAGACAGTTCCTTTTGGAAATGATTTTGAAATCttattgaaaataaagaatacaagTAAAGAAGAACGCACTATCTCCGGTTGTATCAGCACGAGCAGCATACACTATACCGGTGTTCCAGCAAACAAAATCAAGTCTGTAGAGCTTAACGCAGAAAACGTTCAGGCAACATCAG AGAAAGTGATCAGCGTGAAGGTGACATTTAATGAGTACCTCCCTCAACTAGTAGAACAGTGTCATATGAAAATGTCATGCATGTGTAGAGTTTTGGAGACCAAACATACATACGTCCATCAAGACACATTTCGTTTACTCAAACCTGACATTTTAATCAAG GCACCAGCTACTGGGAAGATTGGACAACTAATCAAAGCaaatgtttcctttacaaatccATTACCATGTACTCTGACACATTGTACGTTAACGGTGGAAGGGCCAGGGCTTCAGGAACCTAGTGTACTAAAACAAAG CATTGTAGAAAGCAAACAGACGTTTATGACAACCATTGAGTTCCTTCCGCGTAAGGTTGGAGTAAAAGAGTTAGTCGTTGCATTTAATTCAAGAGAATTAGCAATGGTGGAAGGATCTTGTGAAATTACTGTCAGCGCTTAA